Within the Vigna angularis cultivar LongXiaoDou No.4 chromosome 10, ASM1680809v1, whole genome shotgun sequence genome, the region AGTACGTTTCATTAGTACGACAAGACCCATAAGCACGAGTAAGCACTGTTTTTTAATGCTAAGAAGTATGTTTGATTactattttacaaaaataaaccaattccagaaaaaatgttttaacaAGACTACACCACAAAGAGCTACAGTAACTCAAATGAGCTGGTGAGGTAATTTACcaaaaaatcaaaaactaaCACACCAGCATTACTGTCTAACCAGTCAGCCAAAAAATCAGGTAGTCAAGTGACAATTATGATCTAGGAAGCTTACGATGAAATGAATAGAAGAGTGCAACGATGATCTGAAGCACAACCCTTTCAACAAAAATCTGACCTCAAGGAGTCAACTTCAACCCAACCTCTGAAgttgtaattttcttttgaaaataaatccACAACTGCGTCATCAATAGATACAATTCCCAGAAAAATCAGAAGCAATGTTAAATCTTTGTATTCCAAACAGATCAACCAGCCCAAAAGCTAGGCACCTTCATTCAAGAATAAAAACAGTAACAGTCTACACCAGGCAGAttggaagtaaaaaaaaatccctAACATGCTTCAAAAACACCATTGACATCACAAGACGTTAAATACACCAAATCCACAATACGAAGTAAACTAATTATGAAATTTGAAAGGGGGAAAATAGGGAATATCCAATTTTcgttttttattgtaaattataaaaaccTAACAGAAAGTGGAAAATTGATAAGGCATATAATCAAcagacaaattaaaataaactctaACGAAGTTCCAGTTGCACATGGGTAGCAGGTCCAAAGGAGGATGACATAAGGAAATAATGAAAAGGAAAGTTTGCCTAGAGAAACAATATCACAgctccatttttttatttatccagAAGTTTACAATATTAAATTCCAAGGCCAAAGATCTccaccttcatcttccattAGGAAGACAGCCTTAGCCTTCCTTCTTGATTGAGTCATCTAATCCCCCATTAGAAGGTATCTGCAAAAAGTCAGTCCAACATTTAAGAGGTACAACCAAATAGCAGATGagaataatattagaaaaaggaaataagaaatatgaaaatatagCCTAATATACATAACAGCAAGTAATATCTTTAGAATGTATATCACCAATCACAAGATGTCAAAgccaaattcatttttaaaaataaacctgTACCTTGTATTGAAGATCATTTATTGTAGCTCTCAACAGAGCGTCTCCAACTATTAACCTCAGCATCTTCACAAAATCATCCCGGGATATCTGCTTTGACTGAATTAGAATATGATGAAATATTAGTGATATTATTTCATCAATCAAAGTAGAAGGACATGAACTGGAACTTATTTTGCATACCCTGAATTGTTCATAATGTGTTTTGATATGATTCATATCCTTGGACGGAACCTGATTTCTGATAGCAGCAAAAAGCACAGGTAGAGGCATCCAAGGGGATTTCGGGACTTTTGGAGTGCTAGCAACTACACTATGAGCTTTTCCCTAAGGAAGTATCcaacatttcaaaattatatggATAATGCTGTAtttataggaaataaaaacaatacATGATTTAAATAAGACAGTTTTCAAAAGCATGATAAAACCTCTAAATGTGGTAGGTTTCTCTCCCAACAGACCTGAGCCCCATAAAGTTTATGCAGGAACTAAATATTCAAAGCTGCGATAACAACAAACTTTCTGCCCTTAATCACCACCCTGTAACTTTAAGACTACCTTATGTAGCAAAACCTTGTGGAACACGCAATGCTTCTATAAAGGAATATCAAACTATGCAAACTACTACTGTTCTTTTAGAATAGATCATCTACATATTTCACCATATCaagaaataaatcaaaacataaaaatattggaATTTTAAGATACAAAAACCAcagttaaaaaattgtttaataacattttaaaccTGCAAAAGAATTAGATGCAAaactaaaatatcaaataacttACATTATCTATTGCGGATGTCTCCGAGAGGCCAAGAGGACTGCGAGAGGCTGTATTAACCTTATGTCCACAAAAATGACCTGTAAAAATGAAACATGAATAAATGATCACAGCAAAAGGATCATATTAATACATACAAGAGCTAAAGGGCAGAAACCCCTGCTCTTCTATTTGACCAGAGTAAAGAAATTAATCTGATGAATGTAAGATAGACCTCAAGTTGATATCAATAATCAACAAATGAAACACTATTTCTGAATATTAACATCTCGTAAAAATTTCCATGCAAACGGAAAGAAAGAATCATAGATATCATAGTTACTAGTTAGACAATATTAAAATGTACAACTTATTTATGCCAGGAAAGCTCAGATGAGCAGTTAAAAGGAAAACAAACTAAAGGAACAATGTATCACCTTCGGCATCAGAAGGGACCTTGAAGCTAATAACAAATTCGGGATAGATATGGGTGTTCATGTTCATATTCCACACAACATAGTATCGCGGACACTGAATATCATCCACCCCACTATCATATTCACAACTACTGGGTTGAAACTGACCACTGCCAGGACAGAGAATCTCCATGTTCCCCATTATTACACGACAGAGGGCCAAGTGTCGAACCCCATTTTCGTCAACATCACAATAACGTACACTACACAAATGGAAAAATTGAATCATTCTCCAAAGCCTTCCAATAgtgtaatatataatataaataccAAATAGTAActtaataaattggttaaaaaaAGATGATATTAGGACAGAAGTAAAAGAACTTCGTATGTATGTAACAAGGAAAAAACAGTGACAGTATTCAACTTTTATTAATGATAGAGTGATGAAATTTTTACAGAAGGAAATCCTACTGCCAAAAGACTGTATTCAACTTTTATTAATGCATGGACAATAATGCTTAtctttatgaaatatataaatataaataattaagtcaAGCACActacaaagaaaaaacaatgcAGAAGATAACAATAACATAAGCCAAGTATAGGTTAAAACTgggtgaaagaaaaaaatgataccCCTTAGGTTTCTTACATATATTCGAATATGCAGAGACTACTActctaattataatttagtagagATAGATTTTAGTCACCAGTTGCATTAGAAAATAAAGGATTAACTTGCTCGTCAACCGTAAACCTTAATCTTAAAATGAGATGTCCATGCCCTGTTAATCATCTTGCTCTTAGCCAATCAAGTATAAACGccaaataaatttatcatcaCTATTAAGAATATTTCCAGGTCCATGATATAAAAACTAACCTGGCATCAGGGCAGGAAGCAGCAGCAAGATGAACACCAATGCCATATGTGCACTTTGGTCCAGATAGTCCACAATGACCAAGTCCATACTCCATCATTGTAGACAGATCTCTTTTAGAAAAAGCAAGCCAAGCATACCGAATGTTTGcttccccatgaattttttttgtaatttcagCTTGCTTCTGGAAAAGCTCCAATCGAGCTTGCATTGACGCACCTGAGCAGTGGTAAATCTCAATTATGTCGGAATCAGAACTGCCAAAACTACTCATTCCCTTGAGAAACATCTTTTGTACAGAATTTAAATCCAAATTTCCATATATTGATTCAGTATAAGCATCTAAACCTATGTCTTGATTGTGCTGAATAGCTTCACCAACATTTCTGCAGTCCTGTTTGTTAATGCTATCTTCAACTTCTACATCATATTGacaataattttgtttagtATCAATTTGAATACCCTTAACTAGAGCATTGGACTCCCCACTACACTCACTCAATCTGGATTGATCCACTCCATTGATTTCAACTTCTAAATGTAGTTTTATTTCGTTAGACGCATATGAGTCGGGACTTTTTCCATTTTCCTGTTCATTGGTATTGTAAGGTTCCTCGTCAGAGTAAGTATAGACTTCTGGGAAAAAGCAGTGACCTGCATCATCAATCCAAGCTATAGGTTGTTGCAAGCCAGTTTTCAAGTCCACCTTGCGCAGAtgtaaaaaatcaaatacaagaTGATACCCATTTAACTCTATCTCCACAGCTACCTTCTTGACTTCAAGATCCTTCTTAACCAAGTCAACAACATCCTTAGGAAGGTCAAGCCATTCACCATTCGTATAGAACATCAAACGCACCAGTCTCCCActctttttataatttgaaaaatgcCTAACTAAGGACTGCCCAATATGAGGACCAGCGTTTGTCAACTTGTTTCTACATCCACCAAATCTCATTCGTTTGGCAACCCTGCTCGTTGATGATACATACGATGGCCAATGGCCCAAAATTGGTTGTGAAGCTCCACTAAAATGTGCAGCATACCGGGTCGCTCGCTTGCGCTTCAGATTGAGTGCAATCCTATCCGATACCTTTGCGATTTTTGCTTCCATTTCTATCTACTAGCCCAATATCTATAAACACGCTTAAATATAAAAAGCTCAGGTGCAGCAGTAAATAGAAACCTAGACCTTGAGCAGTTTCAAAGAAACTGTGGTGCCAATGGTGAAGACCGTGACATCAAGAATATTTGGCAATCCCtgaatgtttaaaaattttgagaaTATTGAACTTATAATGAACACATAATTAACACgttgacaaataaaaaacaagggGTTAAATAATAAAAGCATTCCTGGATAACAAAACAAGTAGTCTGAAACACTTGCAATAGTACTATCaccaacaaaattaaataaaatataatactgAACTTATAAAATACACAAAAAGTAGTTAAGACCTAAAACGCTGTAAACTAATTTATACTCAAAAGGCTTTAAAAACCGGGCATGTTTGGATAAACTTCTCCCGTGAGcatttcaagaaaaaagaaaacaaaaaccttTTTTATGACCCAAAATTagcttattaaataaatttattttccttccCATTCCTTGAAGCACTTAGGAAAAGTTTCTTCAAAATAGTCCCAAAACAAATGCAATGAACACAGTAATGTTAATTAGTTCTAAACTGAATTTATCCAAATTTACATCAAAATATTTCTGGATTACTTTTTAGTGTCAATGTCAAATTGTATTTAGGAGACCAAAAATTGCAAAACTCGAGAAAatacaaattcaaaatatgtataaaatgttataataaagctaaaaaagatttattaatGCAGAACCCTGAAGCTATTTATATTTGGTTTACAACATAAAGATCGGTCAGTTGTCTTGCAAAACATAAATAACCTTGAGGTGTAGACCTATTAAAAAGCAAATGCTAGTTAATTATATCACAAAATTCAATCAGAGCAGTAAGGAGACTAATAATAAACGCTAATGATTAGAATGTTCATCAAACAATAAATAGATAAGGTAgggaataaaaaacaataatatcaaTTCCAAGAGGATcccaattttattattttaaagagtCACTAAAACAGTCCAAATAAACTCAGAAAAATTACTGTATCTGTTTCCATGGCACCGGCACCAAAACAAACTCATTCCCTGGCTTCAACTGTACTTTACCTATCCTCACAGAAAGGAATACAAAATAAACACCTAAAAACTGAACTCTCTTGCATAAAACTGCCAGAGAAGCTTTAGTTAATTTACAGAGCACTGGATGCAAAAGTCATGCAAGAAATACAAGTTTTAACTTTGCTCAGAAGAATCTAATGCAACCTTTGGAGAAAACAAATTTCAACTCTCAAGACATCTATTCTTCACCATCCATGTAAGGGCTATACGATACTAAGAAACCAAACCAGTACTAATGCTTGAAACTAACGAATAGAGCATAAAAATATGTGTGAGCGGGCTTTCAAAAGGATGTATTTGAGGATAAATTATTACACACTCCGAGATTACGTGATCTGGACAAAGCTCCACCATGTAACACACTagtaattcttttttcttaaatttagaaAAGGGTCGTCTCTCAGGCTTTGTGAAGCAAAATCAAATAACGATTTTACGTATGTAAGGCCTCCAAATGCACCCGATACCAAAGTCATTTAACATAAAAGGCTGTATCCCTCGTACCGCTGCTCGTATAACAGATAACTTTAAACAACAAGTTCACAAATCAAACAAACTTAAGAAATACCTCGAAATTGATAAAACACacgaatttaaataaatttatgcatACCCAGCACTGCATTTAGTGATCCTACTGTACATGCTTTTCCCCGGAACAGCTCTGCTCCTGATGATCGAATTTaacagaataaaaataaaattcataaaaatttatataaaaagaaaaactgtaTAATAAAGCAAAGTCGTGTGGTCAACGACAACCAAAGACAccgataatcaacaaattaaaacaccatctggtaaaaaaaaaaactaacaatatTACTTCTAAAAGCAAAATTAGCTCCCAAATATTACAGATAAACAGAAGATATTAATCAAACACCATGGACAACCAAACCCAAGCCCGATCTACTAAATCCCAGCCCCAAATCTAAAAGTCAAACGaaccaaaaaaaattcaaaccctCGCAGATATTCAAATTCTGAatcaaaaaaaattcaaatgaaaaaaaatccaGAGAAGCGTCAGAAATTACCTGAGTGGACAAACATGCAAAACAACAGAATTACCTATATAATACAGACAAATTTTTCacctctttttttgttttttttttttcttttactctaTTTTCAATTCCCTTGGTGCATCGGAGGGATAGGGATACTATTTACACCGTTCTTCGCTTGAAGCGAAAAACCCTAAATGGAAGATCGGCAAATGGTAGGGTTAGGTAAAAACAACGCCTGTAGAAAAAAACTGATAATGGAGGCGTCTCCCCTAGATTCTGCAATTTCTCGCTACCCCTTTTCCAAGTAAACCCCCACAAGGTTCACACTGAGGATTTCATATGCTCACCCGCTGTTATTCTTCTTTCCTCACAGCCTCCGTTTTATTGGACCGTGTTGCTTGCTGACTCACCATCTGTCacgtttcaattttttttctttttctgatttcTTGTTTCTCAATTCTCTCGTCCATATCTTCACGTCTTTCTAGAACATCTTCTCtcgttttttaatataaaataatataattatattttttaagaggTTACAGGACATGTCTCTTCTGTGATGATGAACAGTTTGACTATATAAATGTACTTTTAATTTTacgaataaattaaaattatgcaattttttcgttttcctttaattttaaatttagttttcattatttaaaatactgaATTTATTTTCCTTGATGGTGTGATTTCATGAAATCTTAGCAGTAATGAATATGctcttttttttgtattaaaagaCTGGTTTTAGTAAAATAGGTTGGGATCTTAAAAATATTAggaaaaattcaaagaaaacttAACTGATAGACAAAGTTTAATGACAGATTAAAGATTGAAGGATATTTGTTTCATATAAAAGTGACGGTGTTTGATAAGTTCAATTATTAAGTTATAAACCACTGTCTCAACTATACTTATTGCATACATATCCGCATACACATGATATCAATAATGAACTTCATTTCAAGGAAAGGTTTAGAGCAAAAGGAATTAAAGAaatcaaatgtaaaaatatttatgttgggataatgtttaaattttaaaatgtttcatcTAAAATCAAGATAAGTATTTTCATTagaattacaatatttaaaatattacataaaaattagagatatttttttataggcttaatattattgttggtcccaatttttgtcaGCTTTATTCGAAATGGtgctaattttttaaaatgttcaacgTAGTCCTAAATatcgtaatttatgttcaatttagtccttttggCTAACGacatttaaatcgttaacggctAAATATCCAGCTGAGCAATCAGTGACACATCACCCTTGACACATCATCATTATCTCTTACCtctagaaaccctaatttccccctaaacagaaaccctagccaccacCTAACCCTAACCAACACCGTCACGCTCATGACCAGCCACCATCTTCGCACCTCCATCATCAAACATTTCGAAACCCTAACCAGATGGTCGCGCCGCTGATCCAAACGCTCCGCCACAAGTATCGCGAAACCGAATCGCAAGTTTCTCACGCCTTTGAGCAACGTCGTCATGAAGCTTTTTCATCCTCCATCAGCCACCATCAACCAAAAACACAGAAGATCAAAACCCACATAACCAAAAATTTCCTTCAAACCAGAATCGCGATTCGCGCCGCAACGATGAAGAGCCACCAACATCATCACCAACTTCTCACGAGCAAAACCCAAATCGCAGAAACGCAAAGTCGAATCACGCAATCATCTTCAACCGTCGCACCAGCGCCTCTCCGCAAGCTTCTCCATCGCGCCTTCTTCATTCACCTGCAGGAGAAAAACCTAGAAGCAAACCAACTATCACGAAGTTCACCATATCCACCGTGAAGGAAAAAGTCTATTCTCGCCGAGATGGCACTGGAGCAAGCTTTTCCCCAATCTGTAGATGCAaatctaaaaccctaattttttggtGGAGAAAGGGGTTGCCACAAGTCAAGCCCTCATTAGCGCGACCATCCTTAGTCAACTCTGGTCCTAGCCACGTCAGCCAATAACTAGCATGTAATTCACTGATTGGTGATgtgtcgttaacgatttaaacgtcgTTAGccaaaaggactaaattgaacataaattacgatGTTTAGGACtatattgaacattttaaaaaaactagGACCATTTCGAACAAAGCACACAAATTGGGACCAACAATGGTATTAAGCCTTTTAtatattaggtttaatcattctcGTAGTTCTTAGTTTTGTTGAGTTTTCtcaaatatgtttctttttttttccaatttgttccctaaaagtgaaaaattgaaacaattggCTCCCTGCCCTTAAATTGGGTTAATGGATTAACTTTCAGCTGACTTGTCAGTGTCTGCTGGAATTATTTAAAGACGAGGCATCTCCATAGAGTCTTAGGtggaaaatttttaattaaaacataaaaaaaaagggttttctgaaatataaatcaaaacatGAGGAATTAAGGTTCGTGTTTGATTAAAATTGGGAACGAGAGTGTTCTTTGAGGTTGGAGACGCAAGAAATCACAGATTGTAGAGTGTTTAGTACTAGAGAGGGTTTTTGCGCAATTAGAGCATTCGCATTTGGAATCCACTTTCGTTGGAATTGCGAGCTTGGAGGTGAAGCGCGAAGTTGTTCGACGTGTATCGCGAAGTGGTTAGAGAGGAAATGGGTGCAATATTAGTATATGTAGTATTTGGGGTTTGAATTTATTATTGGGTGTTTTTTATAGTGATCTACGAATGCTTTTTCGAAAGTGGAATTTGGGTTGTTCGACAATATTAAAGAAGTTATCCTTCCAAGTACCATTAAGGATTATCATGGTATTGAATAATCTAAAGATCATCTAGAAGCTAATTCAGACCTTCATGTTGTTGAAGCCGAAAGATTAGAAAGTGagggaaacaaaaaaaattgaatgcaGTTAGGTACGAATTAGGGGGTTTCAACTGAGATTGCACAAGAGGAGCTAGTAGGTCAAGAACATGTGGGAATTAAGAGTTGCAATAAGTGGAGGAAGCCGAATATTCTAGATTCTGAGGGAGAAGATGCTATGGGATGGATAGGTAAAGTGGAAAGATATTTCTGATTGAAAGGAACgcaagaaataaagaaaatggaaGTTGTTATGTGGAAATGGAAGGAATTGCTTTAACTTGGTTTCAGTGGTAAGAAATAAGCAATGCAAGCCAATTTTTGATTGGTTTCAACAATGCACTCATCAAGAGATTTCAACCAATCCTGATGGGAGATCCTTTGAGTTATTATGGGCTCTAAAGTATGAGAAGTCAGTTAATGAATTCATGACTCGATTTGAAAGATTTGTAAGAATTATTAAGGGCTTGATGtagcttttctttttaattcattgaaattttaaaatagaaagaatTGATGCAACCTTTTCTTTGTACTAATTGGGGAGAAAGATACATTTTTTGAACTTTATCTTTAATGATAGGTTTTATAGCAACTTTAGACTGAAGCAAATGGATTACTTgtatactttttatatattttgagtCTAACTCATTGTAAAGTTTATTCCAACAAGTATTGAATAAAAttagctttatttttaattgatatgatATGTCAAACATATCCATATAGACAAACATTCAAAAAAGtgttatatgaaaataattttatatgtagtTGAGGTGAGATCGTAGCATTGAAATAAGTTTTCCATATAAAATGGAACTCTCCATAATCTATTGCAGCCACATAAATTTACTAATGATAAGTTGTTTTACAATTGCTCTCATAACGTTATTTAAACAATAAGAAGGAAGGGTTGGAAAATCTATTGTAAAAGGCAGCTACCAACTCCAAACATTTGAGAATAGATGAATGTCTTAAGGTGATGCAGAAACACTACTAGAACTATCATCATAAGGCTCTCTCTGTGTTGCATTTCCACCTTTCTAAAGTTGTAGCGCATACTCCAAGTCCCATAACACATCGCCCATGGTTGGCCTATCAGAACCATCTTCTTACAAGGATTTTTCTATCGTCTCACTAAATTTTTTGagtgagttttgatcaatttggtccttgatgGAAGGATCGATGATCTCTTAGAGTATCCCCTTGTTTTTGCAAAGCAATCCCCATTCCGCCAAGTTTATCTGATCATTGGAAGAGATGGGTCAATCGTTGCTCTTGCACATAAAACTTCCAAAACAACTACCCCAAATGAGTAGACATAAGATTTTTCCATCAGTTGTTGCGACCTGAAATACTCAGGATCAAGATACCCAAAATTGCCTTTACCACTAGTGGTGACATGAGGTTGAGTATCAACAAGACCTGATTGTGGGTGGCCCCTAGAGGGATGTAGAGTCTAAGAAGAAAAAGGTCATCATGGTTGCGGAGCACCGACGGAAGTGGTGGTGGCTGTGCAAGGTTGGCGAGGCCAAGTCGACTTCTCTCGATGAGTTTCTCGAGGTGGAACAATTAAGCGACAACAGTGTGTTTTATGGTGCAGTGGCAAAACTTGAAGGAATGATGATGGATTCACCTAGGGTTCTCCAATCTCGACCACGAACATTCTCGTTCCCAATTTGCTTTTCATTAACCCTAATTTGGTGATGTTTTGATTTCACATTTCagaaaccttttttttaattacacatTTTTCACCTAAGACTCTACTAAGGATGACAAAAATATCCGCGCTCGCGGATATCTGCAGATAAAATCTGCGATGGATAGTTGATACCCACGGGTATTTACTATTCGTCGATTgtgggtattttaatacccacttataaacgggtcggatGTGGGTATTACACTGTTCGACCTGTGGATACCCGTTACCCgctaaaaaattgaaattacatttttatcctTAGGTTTAAATTAGGTTTTATTCTTTTGC harbors:
- the LOC108335714 gene encoding inactive poly [ADP-ribose] polymerase RCD1 — its product is MEAKIAKVSDRIALNLKRKRATRYAAHFSGASQPILGHWPSYVSSTSRVAKRMRFGGCRNKLTNAGPHIGQSLVRHFSNYKKSGRLVRLMFYTNGEWLDLPKDVVDLVKKDLEVKKVAVEIELNGYHLVFDFLHLRKVDLKTGLQQPIAWIDDAGHCFFPEVYTYSDEEPYNTNEQENGKSPDSYASNEIKLHLEVEINGVDQSRLSECSGESNALVKGIQIDTKQNYCQYDVEVEDSINKQDCRNVGEAIQHNQDIGLDAYTESIYGNLDLNSVQKMFLKGMSSFGSSDSDIIEIYHCSGASMQARLELFQKQAEITKKIHGEANIRYAWLAFSKRDLSTMMEYGLGHCGLSGPKCTYGIGVHLAAASCPDASVRYCDVDENGVRHLALCRVIMGNMEILCPGSGQFQPSSCEYDSGVDDIQCPRYYVVWNMNMNTHIYPEFVISFKVPSDAEGHFCGHKVNTASRSPLGLSETSAIDNGKAHSVVASTPKVPKSPWMPLPVLFAAIRNQVPSKDMNHIKTHYEQFRSKQISRDDFVKMLRLIVGDALLRATINDLQYKIPSNGGLDDSIKKEG